DNA from Nitrospira sp.:
CGTCTTCGATGGCGAGCGGACTGTGCGGGACCGGCGCCCCAACTCGTCTCCTAAAGTGGCCTCGAAGTTCCGTCTCCACCAATTCCAGCTGGACGGCTCGGTAGGCTTCGATGACTTCGGTGGGCGCCCCATCCATCCGCACCTCGCCATGGTGCAGCCAGATGACTCGTTGGCACATCTCACGGACCGTATCCAGATTATGCGAAACGAGCAGAACAGTGGCCTTTCCCTTGCACAGCGACTGCATCCTCGCCCGGCATTTCACCGCAAAACCCACGTCGCCCACGGAGAGCGCTTCATCGATCAGCAGGATATCCGGCTCGGTACTGCTCACCAGGCTAAAGGCGAGGCGTGACTTCATTCCCGCCGAATACGACCGCACGGGATAATCCACGAAGCGGCCGATACCGGAAAAATCGATAATGGCCTCCAGCTTGGCTTCCACTTCCTTACGAGTCATCCCATAGAGACTGGCCATATAATAGACATTCTCCCGTCCGGTTTGGTCCGGCAACATCCCGGTGGCGATATCGAGGATGGCGGTTACCCGACCAGCAGTGCGAACGGTCCCCGAGCTGGGACGAGCCTGTCCCGCGATAATGCGAAGCAACGTGCTCTTACCCGCGCCGTTCCCGCCCACGAGGCCCACGACCTGTCCTCTCGGAATCGAGATGGAGACATCCCGCAACGCCGACACCTTTTGGCGGATTGCGGACGAGGGGCGGCCGCGTCGCCCGGCTGATGGCGCTGCCAGATACTGGGCAAGCCGGGCGACGGCGGCCCGCCAAGCCAGGGAATACACCTTGGACAGGCGTTGAAGTTCGATGGCGTCGCCGCTCGTGATTGTCACGCTGGACTATTGCGCCTCCGCCGCCCACGTCACCGGCACTCGCACGATTCCGGTCAAGGGCTCCCGTTCCTCGCTCGTCACCGTGAGGCGGGTGTCATGCCCGGTCGTTGGCCCCCATATATCGAAATAATCCACCGGGAACGGCCCCTGGCCGGGCGCGGCAAAGAAGACCACAAAATCGTACGAGCCCGGTGCCAATGGAAACTCGGAATAACGGAGGGTCATGGCGCCATTGGCCGCGAGATCCTTCAGTACAAAGGCGTCATCCATACTCCATGCCGAGAGAACGGACTCCCCCGTAGCGGCATCCATCCAGCCGGCGATCACCGCACATTCAGACACGAGCATGTCCGCCGTATAGCAGACCCGCACAGTGAGCGGCGCACCGGAGCGGATCTCTGTCGTCTCATGCTGCGCCTGATTCATCATGGTGACGCCGGTGATGCGTACATTCTTCGTGAGCCGAAACGCGTTGAGATGGGCGAGGTAAGCATACATGATCTCATCCGGATGGCCTTCGCGGATGACCCGGCCGTGCTCCATCCAAATGATGCGATTCGCCAGGCGGAAGGTCTTCGTCCAGTCGTGCGAAGCGACCAGGGTGGCTTGACCTCGTCGAGCCATCAGCTCGATACGGCGAAACGACTTGGCCGCGAAAAACTCGTCTCCGACGGCCAGGACCTCGTCGATCAGGAAAATTTCCGGTTGAACCGCGGTCACGATGGCAAAGGCCAGTCGAACCCGCATCCCGGTGGAATAGGTGAAGATCGGCTCGTCGATGACCTCGGTCAGTTCGGCAAAGTCGGCCACTTCGTCCACTTTGTCGCGGGCCTCTCGCGGTGACAGGCCGAGCAGATTGAACCGTTGAACGATGTTGTCCCGCCCCGACATGAACAGTGTCATCCCGGCCGAGAGATCCAACAGCGTATGGACCTTTCCCCGCACCGTGACCGACCCACTGGTCGGGGGCGCAATCCCCGCGATGATCCGGAGCAAGGTACTTTTGCCCGCTCCGTTGTGCCCGATGAGGCCGACGATTTCACCCGCGGCCACCCGCAACGAAACCTCGGACAATGCCTGCACGGAATCGACGGTGGTCCGTCCCCTGATCAGCCGCAGGTAGTCCGCGGCCGTGCGGCAAATGGGATACACCTTCGTGACCTGATTCAGTTCAACGAGGGGATGGTTCAGATCTACTGCTGGAATCATCAGAAGACGCCGCCCGGCCACACCCGTCGGTAGATGACGTCCAACATCGAGCCCACGCCTTGGAGCGAATGATATTTCTCGACATAGTGCCGTCCCCGCCTGCCGAGGTCAGAGCGCAAGGACGCGTCGCCGACAAGCTGCTTCAGCATGTCCTTGATGTGAAGCGGATGCGTGTTCACCAGGGGACAGTCGGCGCCGTAGGAATAGACGGCGTACAGCTCCACGAGATCGGGCCGGAGGTATGTCATGACAGGTTTCCCCATGCTCATGCCTTCGATGGCGAACAATGCGTACCAGCCGACGATGAATTGATCGGCCACGATATCACACTCCGCCATCAATTCCTTGATTCTCGCGTTGGGAACCTTCTCGACTAATTTCAATTCGATCGGGACACCTTCTTTCCTGAGTTCCTCGCATGCCTGGATCAGGAACCGCGTGCCCTTGATCTCACGATGATTGGGCGCGTGAAGGACCACGACCGCCCGGCGGTCTCCCCGTTCGTCATGGCGATCTTCAGGCTTCCACTCTTCCGTGTCGATCGCGAAATGCCCGGCGATGAGAGCATCCCACCTCGGCATGTAATCGACCCAATCGGCCCCAGCGATCACATAGTCTGCGTACCGGGTGCAGTACTCGACGCTCCGCAAGGTCTCCGACTCCTGCTTCGTGAAGTGAGGATAATCCATACATTGCGCGTGCTTGAACAGCAACCCCTTGAATCGGCTCATCACTTGGACATCGGATCCGTAGGCCATGAAAACGGTTTTCTTACCGGCCAGCTGCAGCAATTGCAGTTCCCGGTATTTGAGCGGAGTATCCCGCAATATTCCACCCACGAAATAGAAATTGAATACGTCGAATTTGGCAATGGCCCAGAGGAAGGCCGCATAGTCCTGGAACAGTCTGCGTGTGAGGGGGGGAAGCCACTTCGTCCAGAAGCCTTCCTCGAGAAGATCCTGAACATGCACATCGTAGTCCGACCGGTGGTGGATCCCGTACACTGAGTTCACCGCCGTCACACTGACGTATCCAAGACGCTTCATTGCCTCGGAATGGTACTTCATGTTGATGAGCGGTTCGGTTCCCCAAAAGAGTCGCGGGCGGGCGTCCTGTCGCGATGCGGCCCTGCGCCGGCCGTCGGACCGATGCCGTTCCCACAGTGCCGCGCACATCAGGGGTCCGTAGAGGGCGTAGGCCACCAGAAGCTTGACCGCTCGCCGAAGCCAGGTTCGATATGGAGGGGGACCGACGATAGTGAGCCCCATTATCGG
Protein-coding regions in this window:
- a CDS encoding Teichoic acid export ATP-binding protein TagH, whose product is MTITSGDAIELQRLSKVYSLAWRAAVARLAQYLAAPSAGRRGRPSSAIRQKVSALRDVSISIPRGQVVGLVGGNGAGKSTLLRIIAGQARPSSGTVRTAGRVTAILDIATGMLPDQTGRENVYYMASLYGMTRKEVEAKLEAIIDFSGIGRFVDYPVRSYSAGMKSRLAFSLVSSTEPDILLIDEALSVGDVGFAVKCRARMQSLCKGKATVLLVSHNLDTVREMCQRVIWLHHGEVRMDGAPTEVIEAYRAVQLELVETELRGHFRRRVGAPVPHSPLAIEDVEAVNGQGRPRALFRVGESCAFKVKVKNDGGPLSVTARLEWLRVDGVIVCESIARGLGLPAGRSILTADMGCLRFGRFPYQIRVRLESHEGHVLGEGQRILAMESHEHAYNAGYYQPVDWKQETSSSVADVPAPKES